One part of the Candidatus Bathyarchaeota archaeon genome encodes these proteins:
- a CDS encoding class I SAM-dependent methyltransferase: MDLPAIFFEVHSDLPREGPGDSQSTAKAFHMLKGLPPKPRILDVGCGPGMQTIELAKLSGVQIEAVDFHQPFLDELEAAAQKAGVSSRIHAVRGDMFNLQYPKESFDLVWCEGAIFVIGFGRGLREWQPLLRRGGYLVASELSWFNRDAAPLEVKAFLAEMYAGMENSSANTVEENLETARKLGYGVVGSFKLPDSGWWDNYYTPIEAKLPGLRAKHHGDADAMAYLDSEEKEISMFRHYSSYYGYAFYVLQKI; this comes from the coding sequence ATGGATTTGCCTGCTATATTCTTTGAAGTGCACAGCGACCTTCCACGGGAAGGCCCTGGCGATAGCCAATCAACAGCTAAAGCCTTCCATATGCTCAAAGGGTTGCCGCCAAAGCCCCGCATCCTCGACGTCGGCTGCGGACCAGGCATGCAAACCATCGAGTTAGCCAAGCTCTCCGGCGTGCAGATTGAGGCCGTGGATTTCCATCAGCCCTTCCTCGACGAGCTTGAGGCCGCCGCCCAGAAAGCAGGCGTAAGCAGCAGAATCCATGCTGTCCGCGGCGATATGTTTAACCTGCAGTACCCCAAGGAAAGCTTCGATTTGGTCTGGTGCGAGGGCGCCATATTCGTCATTGGGTTTGGGCGGGGCCTGCGGGAGTGGCAGCCGCTGCTGAGGCGGGGCGGGTACTTGGTGGCTTCGGAGCTTTCGTGGTTTAACAGGGACGCTGCGCCTCTGGAGGTCAAGGCTTTTCTTGCTGAGATGTATGCGGGAATGGAGAACTCCTCGGCTAACACCGTAGAGGAGAATCTGGAAACCGCCCGGAAGCTGGGCTACGGCGTTGTGGGCTCCTTTAAGCTTCCCGACAGCGGCTGGTGGGATAACTACTACACGCCCATCGAGGCCAAACTGCCCGGGCTACGAGCCAAGCATCACGGCGACGCCGACGCAATGGCATATCTTGACAGCGAAGAAAAAGAAATCAGCATGTTCCGCCACTACAGCAGCTACTACGGCTACGCCTTCTATGTGCTGCAGAAAATATAA
- a CDS encoding adenosylcobinamide amidohydrolase gives MQHDLAEGTRLIRKDNVLAVICDNPLKTVSSAIFNGGCRPVKAVLNIGVPEGYSDLSLHLDPLQLITSSALKLGLTDDYLAMVTAANIKNYSLKTQKATDFSVTVAATAGCQHGESSGEDMDVQEIAGTINIIVFIDGNPAESCMVASLITATEAKTAALRDLDVRSRYTGDSATGSITDSVTVATNGKGKPVVLGGPASKLGKLVGACTRQAVAEALLKQEPFWGARSVADRLRERHLPLEKLAAEVSKIEGLEVSAEGLSAILRQNPVYGWQLLAASRLDEDYKKNLLPTDFEDWSSVNAKGENTPDTSAVDLPPFIKEALIQIIESAHKSKIMKFAGFLKEDKLQLEALKKQIAAEREANYGRTFDEDSTSNNSL, from the coding sequence ATGCAGCATGATTTAGCTGAAGGCACCAGACTTATCCGCAAAGACAACGTGCTAGCCGTAATTTGTGATAATCCTTTAAAGACAGTTAGCTCAGCCATCTTTAACGGCGGGTGCAGACCGGTTAAAGCCGTCCTTAACATAGGGGTGCCGGAGGGTTACAGCGACCTTTCTTTGCACCTTGACCCGCTGCAACTCATAACTTCCTCTGCGCTTAAACTGGGTTTAACCGACGATTACCTCGCCATGGTCACCGCCGCCAACATCAAAAACTACAGCCTAAAAACCCAAAAAGCCACCGACTTCTCCGTCACCGTAGCCGCCACCGCAGGCTGCCAGCATGGCGAATCCAGCGGCGAAGACATGGATGTACAGGAAATCGCCGGCACCATAAACATCATAGTCTTCATCGACGGCAACCCCGCAGAAAGCTGCATGGTCGCCTCGCTGATCACCGCCACCGAAGCCAAAACCGCGGCGCTCCGAGACCTTGACGTGCGCAGCCGCTACACCGGCGACTCCGCCACGGGCTCCATCACCGACAGCGTAACGGTGGCAACAAACGGCAAGGGCAAACCTGTGGTTCTGGGCGGTCCCGCCTCGAAGTTGGGTAAGCTCGTGGGTGCATGCACGCGGCAGGCGGTGGCTGAGGCGCTGCTTAAGCAGGAGCCGTTTTGGGGTGCAAGGAGCGTGGCGGATCGGCTGCGGGAGAGGCATCTGCCGCTGGAGAAGCTGGCGGCGGAGGTCAGCAAAATAGAGGGTTTGGAGGTGTCGGCTGAGGGGCTATCCGCGATTTTAAGGCAAAATCCCGTCTATGGCTGGCAACTGCTGGCGGCATCGAGACTCGACGAGGACTACAAGAAGAACCTGTTGCCCACGGACTTTGAGGACTGGAGCAGCGTCAATGCAAAAGGTGAAAATACGCCTGATACCAGCGCAGTTGACTTGCCGCCTTTCATAAAAGAGGCGTTAATCCAAATAATAGAGTCAGCCCATAAATCGAAAATTATGAAATTCGCAGGCTTCCTAAAGGAAGATAAGCTGCAGCTAGAGGCGTTAAAAAAGCAGATAGCTGCCGAAAGAGAAGCAAACTACGGCAGAACCTTCGATGAGGATAGTACGTCAAATAACTCCCTATAG
- a CDS encoding 4Fe-4S dicluster domain-containing protein, giving the protein MGKANSPITIDLAKCQPCTGQICIGVCPQGVFEEGKNRKPQVIALVQCTSCGICVNLCPGKAISLNAGKSPK; this is encoded by the coding sequence ATGGGCAAAGCTAATTCACCGATAACCATCGACCTTGCTAAGTGCCAGCCATGCACGGGGCAAATCTGCATCGGTGTCTGTCCACAGGGCGTTTTCGAGGAAGGCAAAAACCGCAAACCCCAAGTTATCGCTTTAGTGCAGTGCACCAGCTGCGGGATATGCGTGAATTTGTGCCCCGGCAAAGCCATCAGCTTAAATGCAGGCAAATCCCCCAAGTAG
- a CDS encoding carbon-nitrogen hydrolase family protein, whose protein sequence is MKVSLLHMEIRDTLQKNLAAARAAVLRAAKEKPALIALPEYFTVPDCMANFSDAPKISRGTCQKTLQFLQEISSQIGDIYLLGGSVLEEDGGKFFNTSTLWRNGALVAKYKKINPIQAEVQAGVARGCTPLVVDTEVGKIGLIVCADSFDPELIKKVAAMGAEILTLPVAAMGTHPVVKGHPLTEAIARDYGVFVIKVGNVSSNMRGGRSAIIAPWGVLGEVSDAAEDSVLSADLDMTRLKAYRASLHKNR, encoded by the coding sequence GTGAAAGTCAGCTTGCTCCACATGGAAATCCGAGACACCCTACAAAAAAACCTCGCCGCAGCCAGAGCAGCCGTGCTCCGAGCAGCCAAAGAAAAACCCGCCCTCATCGCGTTACCCGAGTACTTCACTGTCCCCGACTGCATGGCCAACTTCTCAGACGCCCCCAAAATCAGCCGCGGCACCTGCCAAAAAACACTCCAGTTCCTCCAAGAAATATCCTCCCAAATCGGCGACATCTACCTCCTCGGCGGCTCTGTGCTTGAGGAAGATGGCGGCAAATTCTTTAACACCAGTACGCTTTGGCGCAACGGAGCGCTTGTTGCGAAGTATAAGAAAATCAATCCTATCCAGGCTGAAGTCCAAGCGGGCGTCGCTAGGGGCTGTACACCGCTTGTGGTGGATACGGAAGTCGGCAAAATCGGGCTCATCGTCTGCGCTGACAGCTTCGACCCGGAATTAATCAAAAAGGTCGCTGCGATGGGCGCGGAAATTCTCACGTTGCCCGTTGCCGCTATGGGTACGCATCCCGTGGTGAAGGGGCATCCGTTGACGGAGGCGATTGCGCGGGATTACGGTGTGTTTGTCATAAAAGTGGGCAACGTCAGCAGCAACATGCGGGGCGGCAGAAGCGCCATCATTGCGCCGTGGGGTGTGCTAGGCGAGGTATCTGACGCAGCGGAGGACTCGGTTTTGTCAGCGGATCTGGATATGACGCGGCTAAAAGCTTATCGCGCCAGCCTACACAAAAATCGGTAG
- a CDS encoding asparagine synthase-related protein → MALNETEVNKLLPGIKTLVNKIVKKNLADGFLFSAGTDTQIIAYEAVKYKPDIPCLTLAFKHGQPKDTEYVKKMVELLHLKHETYQFGKEDVYKFYPKVVEALKKYDPMEIRNSLPVYIGLTLLKPKGIKTVFTGDALDELFGYPWQFHLTEEQFAVKQQEMWAEMGFSSFPMAESMGMQIKAPYRDPEFMDWAMKLPIKYKINMYNGVKYGKWILRKAYEDVIPKDIIWRPKAPLEAGTGTETLRTYFNDLVEDKEFNEKKAAIKAEDDVEIQDKEQLLYYEVFRKKFGKPKEVFPKGSVECPKCHSRMNTKIQFCKICGAYPI, encoded by the coding sequence ATGGCTCTTAACGAAACAGAAGTAAATAAACTCTTACCAGGCATCAAAACCCTGGTCAACAAAATCGTCAAAAAGAACCTCGCCGACGGCTTCCTCTTCTCCGCAGGAACCGACACCCAAATCATCGCCTACGAAGCAGTCAAATACAAACCCGACATCCCCTGCCTCACCTTAGCCTTCAAACACGGCCAACCCAAAGACACCGAATACGTCAAAAAAATGGTTGAGCTCCTACACCTCAAACATGAAACCTACCAGTTCGGCAAAGAAGACGTCTACAAATTCTACCCCAAAGTCGTCGAAGCACTCAAAAAATATGACCCTATGGAAATCCGCAACAGCCTTCCAGTCTACATCGGCTTAACCCTACTGAAACCCAAGGGCATAAAAACCGTCTTCACCGGCGACGCACTCGACGAGCTTTTCGGTTACCCCTGGCAGTTCCACCTCACTGAGGAACAATTCGCAGTCAAGCAACAGGAAATGTGGGCTGAGATGGGTTTCTCCTCGTTCCCGATGGCTGAATCTATGGGCATGCAGATCAAGGCGCCCTACCGTGACCCCGAATTTATGGATTGGGCCATGAAGCTGCCGATCAAGTACAAGATCAACATGTACAACGGCGTAAAATACGGCAAATGGATTCTACGCAAAGCCTACGAGGACGTTATCCCCAAAGACATCATCTGGAGACCCAAAGCGCCCCTTGAAGCCGGAACCGGAACCGAAACCCTGCGCACCTACTTCAACGACTTAGTCGAAGACAAAGAATTCAACGAAAAGAAAGCAGCAATCAAAGCCGAGGACGACGTGGAAATCCAAGATAAAGAGCAACTCCTCTACTACGAGGTCTTCCGCAAAAAGTTCGGCAAACCCAAAGAAGTCTTCCCCAAAGGCTCAGTTGAATGCCCCAAATGCCACAGCCGCATGAACACGAAAATCCAGTTCTGCAAAATCTGCGGAGCTTACCCAATCTAA
- a CDS encoding PKD domain-containing protein, with protein MVSLKHSKSGLILFTLTLMLTVTLIGNLYPQGAQAEVTGTVTINGDAAYAKSVNVTLTLSCDTAVDMQFSNDNSVWSDWETYSTTKAWNLTETDSTAERTVYVNFRDAANETGAATDSIIVDPVAPTAYAYMDVISAADNQVLFYGGYSTDDVAIASYYWDYGDGHNATGLTTNHTYTGEGNYTGYLKVTDLAGNTANCSFWVKVPIVAPATPTPTPAPTAYPTIPSQPTVTPSLQPSPTVEESSLSPTAAVVIVAVTVIVVVGIVIVLVISRSKPKSPTAT; from the coding sequence TTGGTCTCGCTTAAGCATTCTAAATCTGGTCTTATCCTCTTCACTTTGACCCTTATGTTAACGGTAACCCTTATAGGCAATCTCTATCCGCAGGGAGCCCAAGCTGAAGTCACGGGCACAGTAACTATCAACGGCGACGCAGCCTACGCTAAATCCGTCAACGTTACGCTCACCCTGTCATGTGACACCGCGGTTGACATGCAGTTCTCCAACGACAACTCAGTATGGTCAGATTGGGAAACATACAGCACCACAAAAGCTTGGAACCTAACTGAAACAGACAGCACAGCCGAAAGAACCGTCTACGTTAATTTCCGTGACGCCGCAAACGAAACTGGCGCCGCTACCGATTCAATCATCGTTGACCCCGTTGCGCCTACGGCCTATGCCTACATGGACGTCATCTCCGCTGCCGATAATCAAGTCCTGTTTTACGGCGGCTACAGCACAGATGACGTTGCCATAGCAAGTTACTATTGGGACTACGGCGACGGCCACAACGCCACTGGATTAACAACCAACCACACCTACACTGGCGAAGGAAACTACACGGGATATCTGAAAGTCACTGACTTAGCGGGAAACACCGCCAATTGTAGCTTCTGGGTAAAAGTACCCATCGTTGCCCCGGCAACCCCCACGCCTACCCCTGCTCCAACAGCTTACCCCACCATACCCTCGCAGCCTACAGTTACGCCGTCTCTTCAGCCTTCACCAACCGTGGAGGAATCCTCGTTATCCCCAACCGCCGCGGTGGTTATCGTAGCCGTGACCGTGATAGTTGTCGTCGGGATCGTGATTGTTTTAGTGATAAGCCGCTCAAAACCAAAGTCGCCAACAGCGACCTAA
- a CDS encoding zinc metalloprotease HtpX, translated as MANLSQLKFAMALSIFLSSFIFALFVFAIVYFLQLDVYMGLLIAVGGSALFILFQYAVGPAIVAATTRLHYLKPGENPWLERMVKELADKAGLPMPRLATVPSNTPNAFTFGRTTSSATLAVHEGLLRQLNENEVKTVIAHELGHIKHKDYIVMTVLSALPLIAYYIAQITLYAGAFSGGGRRGNDRDNGGAILVIIGIISFAVYIITFLIVMRLSRLREHYADAFSAYLTGSPRGLESALSKITYGLSISPKPPEGARAFYIEDPGMAKREIAQIMENKNKYDLDNDGVLDEHELQLAMEKEAKSTWVQMNSLFATHPPTFKRILLLRDIEAEMDTGKYSSNNMYVHV; from the coding sequence ATGGCTAACCTGTCACAACTCAAGTTTGCAATGGCCCTGTCGATTTTCCTATCCTCCTTCATCTTCGCCCTCTTCGTATTCGCCATCGTCTACTTCCTACAGCTAGACGTTTACATGGGCCTTTTGATTGCAGTGGGAGGCTCAGCGCTCTTTATCCTCTTCCAGTACGCAGTCGGCCCAGCCATAGTTGCCGCAACCACCCGCCTCCACTACCTCAAGCCCGGAGAGAACCCGTGGCTGGAACGTATGGTCAAGGAATTAGCGGATAAAGCGGGGTTGCCTATGCCACGGTTGGCGACGGTTCCCAGCAACACACCTAACGCCTTCACGTTTGGCAGAACCACCAGCAGCGCCACCTTAGCTGTCCATGAGGGGCTGCTACGTCAGCTTAACGAGAACGAGGTGAAAACGGTTATCGCCCACGAGTTGGGCCACATCAAGCATAAGGATTACATAGTTATGACGGTGCTTTCTGCGCTTCCGCTTATCGCCTACTACATTGCTCAGATTACCCTGTATGCAGGCGCCTTCAGCGGCGGAGGCAGAAGGGGAAACGACCGCGATAACGGCGGCGCAATCCTTGTCATCATCGGCATCATCTCCTTTGCCGTCTACATAATCACCTTCCTCATAGTCATGCGTCTTAGCCGCCTACGCGAGCACTACGCCGACGCCTTCTCCGCCTACCTCACCGGTTCACCCCGAGGACTAGAAAGCGCCCTGTCAAAGATCACCTATGGCCTCTCGATTTCGCCAAAGCCACCGGAGGGAGCACGCGCATTCTACATCGAAGACCCCGGCATGGCTAAACGAGAAATCGCACAGATAATGGAGAATAAAAACAAGTACGACTTAGACAACGACGGCGTCCTCGACGAGCACGAATTGCAGTTGGCTATGGAGAAGGAAGCCAAATCCACATGGGTGCAGATGAACAGCCTCTTTGCCACGCATCCGCCGACCTTCAAACGTATCCTGCTGCTGCGGGACATCGAAGCAGAAATGGACACAGGCAAGTACAGCAGCAACAACATGTACGTCCACGTTTAA
- a CDS encoding sugar porter family MFS transporter — translation MSKPTKQKITAILIVATAIAAVGGILFGFDTGVISGAILYIVKDWSLNSAEESIATSAVLIGAILGAILGGVLADRLGRKRSIIAGSVSFIIGTLILLGSNGLGVFVVGRVLIGVAIGLASFIVPMYISELAPERIRGALVSLNQLFVTLGILVSYGVDNIFSASGAWKDMFAVGLIPAAILLVGIAFMPNSPRWLVFKHQPEKAKKVLERVRGQKDVSAEMREIQTAIQTESKGLGMLRTSAVKYPLIVGLSLAIFQQITGVNTIIYYAPTIFQFAGLDSATAAIAATTGVGLANFLVTALALGLVDKVGRRPLLLVGIAGMVCSLIVLGAGFFYASSSVGSSVGVITAVSLIAYISFFAIGLGPVFWLLISEIFPLQVRGAAMSLATIANWSANFAITLLFLGLVAVLGQSGTFWLFAAIGVVAFIFTLRLVPETKGLTLEQIEGHFRRGGHPRHLGRKHRI, via the coding sequence GTGAGCAAGCCAACCAAACAAAAAATAACTGCCATTCTAATAGTTGCCACGGCGATTGCTGCTGTAGGCGGAATCCTTTTCGGGTTTGACACCGGCGTAATCTCAGGGGCAATCCTCTACATCGTTAAGGATTGGAGCCTTAACTCCGCTGAAGAATCAATCGCCACTAGCGCCGTCTTGATTGGCGCAATTCTGGGGGCCATCCTAGGCGGGGTTTTAGCTGACCGCTTAGGCCGCAAACGATCCATCATTGCAGGGTCAGTTTCCTTCATAATCGGGACTCTCATTCTGTTGGGGTCAAATGGGCTTGGAGTATTCGTTGTGGGACGCGTGCTTATCGGCGTAGCAATCGGGTTAGCCTCCTTCATTGTACCCATGTACATTTCTGAGCTTGCGCCTGAACGGATCAGGGGCGCTTTGGTGTCGCTAAACCAACTCTTTGTCACACTGGGCATTCTCGTATCCTACGGGGTTGACAACATTTTCTCTGCAAGCGGCGCTTGGAAAGACATGTTTGCCGTGGGGCTGATTCCCGCCGCAATCCTGCTTGTGGGAATAGCGTTTATGCCCAACAGCCCCCGATGGCTGGTTTTTAAGCATCAACCGGAAAAAGCCAAAAAAGTCCTGGAGAGAGTACGCGGCCAAAAAGACGTGTCCGCTGAAATGCGGGAGATCCAAACAGCCATCCAAACCGAATCTAAAGGATTGGGGATGCTGCGGACAAGTGCCGTTAAGTATCCCCTCATCGTTGGATTAAGCCTGGCGATTTTCCAGCAGATAACCGGCGTAAACACCATAATCTACTATGCCCCCACCATCTTCCAGTTTGCAGGCTTAGACTCCGCGACCGCGGCTATCGCTGCAACCACCGGCGTGGGATTGGCTAATTTTTTAGTAACCGCCCTCGCCTTGGGTTTGGTGGATAAAGTTGGGCGTCGTCCGCTGCTGCTGGTGGGCATTGCGGGTATGGTGTGCTCGTTGATTGTTTTGGGCGCAGGCTTTTTCTATGCTTCCAGCTCTGTCGGGTCCTCCGTGGGCGTCATTACAGCTGTCAGCTTAATCGCCTACATTTCTTTTTTTGCAATCGGTTTAGGCCCCGTTTTTTGGCTGCTGATATCAGAAATCTTTCCCCTGCAGGTAAGGGGAGCCGCGATGAGTCTTGCCACAATTGCAAACTGGAGCGCCAACTTCGCCATAACGCTGCTGTTTTTGGGGTTGGTTGCCGTGTTGGGGCAGTCAGGAACATTCTGGCTTTTCGCCGCCATCGGTGTGGTGGCGTTTATATTTACCCTGCGGTTGGTGCCTGAAACCAAGGGCTTAACGCTTGAGCAAATTGAGGGCCACTTCAGACGGGGCGGGCATCCGCGGCATCTGGGCCGGAAACACAGAATTTGA
- a CDS encoding molybdopterin-binding protein codes for MTADIEVICIGNELLIGKVENTNAYWLAQQITGLGGNLRRITVVADTIQEISGAILEAKSRGCDLIITTGGLGPTFDDMTLQGLAAALGQKLIVNAEALEMVKQRCIEYAQKRGMPTEIEMTPPRLKMAIFPEAAQPVINPIGTAPAARATLDASLLFSLPGVPMEMEAIFMQTLAPLIRGMVGEAVFCECSVFVEGIFESRLAPLIDRVMADNVGVYVKSHPMRCDGKPGAELHLTMWAPAGQRPAEVLVKAARELSGLVVVNGGIVQA; via the coding sequence TTGACCGCAGACATCGAAGTCATCTGCATAGGCAACGAGTTACTCATCGGCAAAGTCGAAAACACCAACGCCTACTGGCTAGCCCAGCAAATCACAGGTTTAGGCGGAAACCTCAGACGCATAACCGTCGTCGCCGACACAATCCAGGAAATTTCAGGCGCCATCCTTGAAGCAAAAAGCCGCGGATGCGACCTCATCATAACCACCGGCGGCTTGGGACCCACCTTCGACGATATGACGCTGCAGGGACTGGCGGCAGCGCTGGGGCAGAAGCTGATTGTTAACGCCGAGGCCCTCGAGATGGTTAAGCAGAGATGCATTGAGTATGCCCAGAAGCGGGGGATGCCCACTGAAATCGAGATGACGCCGCCCCGGCTAAAGATGGCGATTTTTCCAGAGGCAGCCCAGCCCGTCATCAACCCCATCGGGACAGCGCCTGCCGCTCGGGCAACGCTGGATGCGTCGTTGCTGTTTTCTTTGCCGGGGGTGCCGATGGAGATGGAGGCGATTTTTATGCAGACTCTTGCGCCTTTGATTCGGGGGATGGTGGGGGAGGCGGTGTTTTGTGAGTGCAGCGTGTTTGTGGAGGGGATTTTTGAGTCTCGGTTGGCTCCGCTGATTGACCGTGTGATGGCTGATAATGTGGGGGTTTATGTTAAGTCGCATCCTATGCGTTGTGATGGTAAGCCGGGGGCGGAGTTGCATCTTACTATGTGGGCGCCGGCGGGGCAGAGGCCTGCTGAGGTGCTTGTTAAGGCGGCGAGGGAGCTTTCGGGTTTGGTTGTGGT